In the genome of Mastomys coucha isolate ucsf_1 unplaced genomic scaffold, UCSF_Mcou_1 pScaffold21, whole genome shotgun sequence, the window CtgacccttctttttcttcttcttggggGATCTTTGACTGGCCTTGGGCTCTGGTTCCTTGGATTGTCTTGGGTCAGTAACCTTAGACCTAGGCTCTGTTGCTTTCtgttctccctctttttccttgcTGAGTGCTAGAGCCCTGTGGGGCTCAAAGTCATCTGGAAGTGCAGACTCTGTCACCTCTGCCGGCAAGGCAAGGCCTCATCCACccactttccctttttcttcttcttctttttttttttttttaaatttatttattatatataagtatgctgtagctgtcttcagacacaccagaagagggcatcagatcttattagatggttgtgagccaccgtgtggttactgggaattgaactcaggacctctgaaagagcagtcagtgctctgaactgctgagccatctctccagccccctccctttttcttctttgtcttcttggtGAACATAGGAGCTACTTCAGCCTGAAGCCCATGTTCTGAAAGTTCAGTCTCCATGAGCACTCCAGGGagccccatctctgcctccatcaccaaattctgtctcttttcttttttcctcttttttgtggGGGACTGTAGGATGGTTTCCTCGTGGGGTTCCACAATGACCTGTGGCTGAGAGCCAGCCATAGTGCCGGCCACTTCCTCTGTCCCTTCAGCTTCCTTAcgcctctttctctttttggtggACGCCAGGAAGGTCCCCTCAGGAGGCTCTGTTTGAGCCACAGGTTCTGTGTGCCCTGGATCCTCTTCCTCCTGGAGTGTCTCTGTCCCCTTggacttcttcctcttcttgttgcTGGTGGCAGATGGGACTGGCAGCTCTGCCACGGGCTCCATCGCCTTCATCTCCTCCCCCTCCACATGatgcctctttctcttcttcacatCCATCCCTAGGTTACCCAACGCTGTTTCCACTTCCATGGCCCCGTGCCTGTTCACAGCCTCCTGGGTGTCTGAGGTCTCTgcaccctttctcttctttctcttcttccctgaaGTGGGTGACCTCAGAGGCGAGGCTGACCCTGGTCCCGTGACAGGAGGGCTGCCTCCGAAGGCGGAGAAGCGAGGCCGCAGGCCAGCGGGGATCTGAGGGGGCAGACTTGTGGGGATTGGCTGCAGAGGGACCCGAGAGATAAGATATTCTTGCGGACCCTCCATGATCCTTAAGCTCCCGTTGGGGGCCGGGGTGCAGGTGAGTCTGCCACCCGCCTCTGTTGAAGATGCGAGCAAGGTGGCTTCTCCAGCCGGAGGGCTGCTGGTAAAGACCCGGTATCGGTGCTTCTTGCCATCCAGTTTGCCCTTAACAGTCTTGGAGCCAGAGAGAGGCACACGATGCCCATTGAGgctgaggagagaaagggagaaccGGTGGCTGACCTTTTCCTGCAGTTCAGCGCTAGAACCCACTGCAAGACCCTGAGTTCTGTTTCCCGTtttcaaccaaccaaccaccttCTGGGGGTTTGTGGGTTGCTTAAAACGCCTGACCAGCCCGGggccacctcccaagtactaggtttttttgtttgtttgttttttcgagacagggtttctctgtatagccctggctgtcctggagctcactttgtagagcaggctggccttgaactcagaaatctgcctgcctctgcctcccaagtgctgggattaaaggtgtgaccaccaccacccagctctaaGTACTAggtttaggtatgtgccaccctgtggctgtttcctgagacacactctctgtgtgtacacatgaggtTGGCTTAGTACTCCCTAGCTCATCCTGGCCTTGAAGTCTACTGTTTTCCTGGCTCAGATTATATTATATTTCCTGCTGAGATTATATCTGATGCCCACTGTTTCTGACTAAGCGATGTTTAAAGCTGgcaggggccgggcagtggtagcacacacctttaatcccagcatttgggaggcagaggcaggtggatttctgagtttgaggccagtttggtctacagagtgagttccaggacagccagggctatacagagaaaccctatcaccataaaaacaaaacaaaaaacaaaacaaataaacaaaaaaactgggcatggtgtctATATTTgtggggtagaggcaggaggatcagaagtttaaataCTACATGGGATAGAATGTTCTCCAAAACGggtggagagttggctcagtggttgggagcgCTAGCTGCTcacccagaggtcctgagttcccagcaaccagagtggttcacagccatctataatgggatctgatactgtCTCCTGTCTGTTGCCCTCTTCTATCATCCAAGCATACACGCAAACAGAGTGCTCATATACACAAACGAGTAAGTCTTTTAAGAAAGAAGATTCTCTAAAACAAAGCAGAGCCTGggatacacacttttaatcccaatactcaggaaaCGGGCTGGGGGGAGGCTGGTCCTTAGAAACCAGTCTGGCCTACTGAATGAGAATGTTTCAAAACAACCCAAAGCAGCATTTCCGGGTTGCTCAAAAAATGCCATCTAGCCCGGCGGTGGCAAcccgcctttaaccccagcattccgGAGGCagaatctcttgagttcgaggccagcttgctctacagagcgggttccaggacagccaagggctacacagagaaaccctgtcttgaatttTCAAAAAAGCCGTCTAAAGGTCTGGTTCACGGTCTACAGTGAGTGAGTTCAGCCCCTGAAGGGTTCAGCCTCTAGGAGGTGGGGGGATCTTCCCAGTAGATGGCCTGGAAGCGACCACTCACCATTGTGGGGCGAAGTCTGCAGGGGCTCGGATAAGCCACAGTTCTGTATCTGGACCGGTAAGCGCCTCCAAGGAGAAACGGGGAGGGTCCGAGTCTGGAGACATGGCCGTGAAGTGGGGAGGGCAGGAGAACCGAGTGGCACCTGAGAGGAGACAGTCGGGGGCTCTTTTGACATGGCCAAGCGTAGGTCCCTCACCCACCTGCTCCACGGGGGCAACGCCGCagccctccccaaccccttctGCACCTAGACCCTCCCGGATGCCTTTCCTCTCCACCAGTTCAAGCTCCACTCACCGCAGGCCGGGGTACCCTCCATCTCAACTCTGGAGGAGCCCACGCAGGACCTGCGCGGAACGCTGCCCCACCACGTGGACCCTAGGGGTAGAGCCGCATCCGGAAGCACCCAAGATGCGTAGGAGAGCCGGGCCGTGGCTCGGCGCTGTCACTGTTTGCAGAACCCGGCTAACCTCCACTTTTAAACTTCACACAGCATATGAATGATCAATTTTGCAACAATGCCCTGCAGGGGGAAATCAATTCCCTGTTCGTCAGAAATGCAAGCTAGCTCGGATCTCAAAGTGTCTGCTCCCCCGACAGCTTTGCTCACGTGGTTCCTTCCAACACGGTCTTAAAGGGGCAGTGGCCCACCTAGGCCTCGACTTTTAAAGAGACAGAGGATCGATTGTGCAGCATTCTTGAAAAAGCTAGGTAAGAATTCTGGTTGTCACGATTGTACTTTCAAAGCTAGAGTGTATCTTCGGATGTCCCGGGTGCGGCGAAAGTGAAAGGTTTGACTGAACCAGGTCGGATAATAGAGAAAAGCGGACGAGCGGATCATTTTCAGTACCAATCAGAGGCGGAGCTTCTGAAGTCTAGGGGAAGCGGGAAACCGAGGGGG includes:
- the Cd3eap gene encoding DNA-directed RNA polymerase I subunit RPA34, with amino-acid sequence MEGTPACGATRFSCPPHFTAMSPDSDPPRFSLEALTGPDTELWLIRAPADFAPQCLNGHRVPLSGSKTVKGKLDGKKHRYRVFTSSPPAGEATLLASSTEAGGRLTCTPAPNGSLRIMEGPQEYLISRVPLQPIPTSLPPQIPAGLRPRFSAFGGSPPVTGPGSASPLRSPTSGKKRKKRKGAETSDTQEAVNRHGAMEVETALGNLGMDVKKRKRHHVEGEEMKAMEPVAELPVPSATSNKKRKKSKGTETLQEEEDPGHTEPVAQTEPPEGTFLASTKKRKRRKEAEGTEEVAGTMAGSQPQVIVEPHEETILQSPTKKRKKEKRQNLVMEAEMGLPGVLMETELSEHGLQAEVAPMFTKKTKKKKGGGWRDGSAVQSTDCSFRGPEFNSQ